The stretch of DNA GGGATTTTTGATGAATATACTTAAGTGAAGGGACGGATTTATGCTTTTTAGAAATAATTACGGAGTAGACCTTGGAAGCAGCTCTGTAAAAGTCTATTCATTTTTCAGAAACAAAAGTTACATAGAAAAGAACATGGTAGCCTACAGAGGACGCCGGATCCTTGCCATAGGGAACGAAGCTTATGAAATGTTTGAAAAATCACCTGCGGATATTTCCGTAAATTCTCCCATGGCTTTCGGTATGCTGGCAAATCTGGAATTGCAGGAGATCGTCCTTTACAGCATGATAAAAAAGATCGATCATACATCCGGTCTCGGAGCAGACATGTATTTTTCCGTGCCACTTGATATGACGGCTATCGAAAAGAGAGCATATTATTATCTGGTCAATGGCCACTGGCTGCGAAAAAACCGTGTTTTTATGGTGGAGTCCCCTATTGCAGATGCCATTGCCATGGGAATCGACCCTGAAAAGAATCAGGGAAGCATGATCGTAAACATCGGTGCACAGAGCACAGCGTTTTCCATCATAACCGACGGCAAGATCATCATTAGCCGTAAGATCCCCATCGGAGGCAGACAGATGAACGAATCTATCTGCAGCGAGATCCGAAAACATTATAATCTTCAGATTGGAACACGAACTGCAAAACGTCTGAAAGTAGTTATGGGAAGACTGAACGATCAGAAAAAAGAAGCCCGAAAAG from Blautia sp. SC05B48 encodes:
- a CDS encoding rod shape-determining protein; the encoded protein is MLFRNNYGVDLGSSSVKVYSFFRNKSYIEKNMVAYRGRRILAIGNEAYEMFEKSPADISVNSPMAFGMLANLELQEIVLYSMIKKIDHTSGLGADMYFSVPLDMTAIEKRAYYYLVNGHWLRKNRVFMVESPIADAIAMGIDPEKNQGSMIVNIGAQSTAFSIITDGKIIISRKIPIGGRQMNESICSEIRKHYNLQIGTRTAKRLKVVMGRLNDQKKEARKVVGIDSISGLPREEVISAYVVNEGIANCVNQIAAEMKSFLERTPPQIAYHIAKEGIYLTGGSTRLPYIDNYLASYTGFAFNLSDLYETSAAYGLEKIIRDRNLRKWAQPVKQKKL